The following nucleotide sequence is from Pseudomonadota bacterium.
AAATTCCAAATCCCAAGCACCAATTACCAAATAAGCACCAATTACCAGGCACCAAATTCCAAACAAAACCGTTTGATCATTGGGATTTGGTGCTTGGAATTTGTCGAATGGTTCGATTTTTTAAAACAGGGTCCACTTCGCCATCGTGAGGGCGTCTCGGACCGAGGAGGTGGTGGTGAGCGCCACCGTGGGCTCGAAGCCGCAGTGGCACATGCAGTTTGCGCAGCGGGGGTCGCGGCCGGGGCCGTATCTCTCCCAGTCCACGTCGTTCATGAACCCGTCGAATGTCTCGTGGTGGCCGTCGGTGATGAGGTAGCAGGGCGCCTTCCAGCCGCAGACGTTGTAGGTGACGTTGCCCCACGGGGTGCAGGGGTAGTCGCGCCTGCCTGCGGCGAAGTCCAGAAAGAGAGGTGTCTGCCAGATCCTCTTTCCGCGGCCGGTCTCCCGGAGCTCGGTGAACTTCTCCTTGATGGCCTCTCTGGTGAGAAAGACCGACCGGTCCTCGACGTCCGAATAGTCGAAGCCGGGCGAGACGAGCATGCCGTCCACGCCGAGGCCCTCGAGGTATTCGAACAGCGCCTTTATCTCCCCGGTGTCGGTCTGCGTGTAGATCGTCGTGTTGGTGCAGACGGTGAACCCCGCCTTTTTCGCCGCGACGATGCCCGCGACCGCGCGGTCGAACGCCCCCCTTTTCTCCACTATCATGTCGTGCGTCGCAGCCAGGGCGTCTATGTGCACGTTGATGTTGAAGCGTCTGTGGGGCGTAAAGAGGGGGAGCTTTTCCTCGAGAGCCCAGCCGTTTGTGCAGAGGTAGACCACCCGGTTGCGCTCGAGCGTCTTCTCCACGAGGGCGGATATCTCCGGGTATATCAGCGGCTCGCCGCCGCATATCGAGACCACCGGAGCCCCGCAGTCCTCCACCGCCTTGAGGGACTGCTCCAGGGAGAGCATGCGCGACATCTGTGCCTTGTACTCCCTGATCCTGCCGCAGCCGGAGCAGGTGAGGTTGCAGGCGTGCAGCGGCTCGAGCATGAGAACCAGTGGGAAGCGCTTTACGCCCCGGCCCTTCATCCGGCCGATGTAGCGGGCGATCGAGACGGTCTGTCCGAGCGGGAATCGC
It contains:
- the hpnH gene encoding adenosyl-hopene transferase HpnH, which codes for MRFPLGQTVSIARYIGRMKGRGVKRFPLVLMLEPLHACNLTCSGCGRIREYKAQMSRMLSLEQSLKAVEDCGAPVVSICGGEPLIYPEISALVEKTLERNRVVYLCTNGWALEEKLPLFTPHRRFNINVHIDALAATHDMIVEKRGAFDRAVAGIVAAKKAGFTVCTNTTIYTQTDTGEIKALFEYLEGLGVDGMLVSPGFDYSDVEDRSVFLTREAIKEKFTELRETGRGKRIWQTPLFLDFAAGRRDYPCTPWGNVTYNVCGWKAPCYLITDGHHETFDGFMNDVDWERYGPGRDPRCANCMCHCGFEPTVALTTTSSVRDALTMAKWTLF